Below is a window of Bradyrhizobium sp. SZCCHNS1050 DNA.
TGATGACCAGCCAGGGCCAGACGATCCTGACCTTCCTTGGCATCACCGGGCTCGTGATTCCCTCCCTGCTCGGCGTCATCGCGCCGATCGCGCTGATGATCGCGGTCTCGCACACGCTGAACAAGCTGGCGACCGATTCGGAGATCATCGTCATGAACGCCGCCGGCATGTCGCCGATCCGGCTGTTCGTGCCGTTCGCCTATGCCACCTGCGCGGTAGCCGTGCTGGTGACGGTGATCGCCGCCTTCTTCGCCCCCGACGGCCTGCGCCGGATCAAGCAGTGGGATGCCGAGATCACCGCCGACGTGCTCGCCAACATCCTACAGCCCGGGCGGTTCGCGCAGCTCGACCAGAACCTGACCATCCGGATCCGCGAGCGCCAGCCCGGCGGTGAGCTGTCCGGCATCCTGATCGACGACCGCCGCGACCCCAAGGAGCGAATCACGATCATCGCCGAGAAGGGCACCGTCGTGAAGAATGCCGACGGCTCGTTCCTGGTGCTGGAGGACGGCAATCTGGAACGCTTCGAGCTCGGCAAGCGCGAGCCGGCGATGGTCGCGTTCGCCCGCTACGCCTTCGACATGTCGAAGTTTTCGAACCAGGGCCGCGACGTCACGCTCGGCATCCGCGAGCGCTATCTGTGGGAACTGATGGCGCCCGCCGAAAACGATCCGATCTACAAGCAGATCCCGGGACAATTCCGCCAGGAATTGCACGACCGCTTCCTGGCGCCGATCTATCCGTTCGCCTTCGCTGCCCTCACCTTCGCATTCCTGGGCGCGCCGCGGACCACACGCCAGAGCCGCAACTTCTCGTTCGGCAGCGCCATTCTCGCCGTGTTCGGCGTCCGCATGGCGGGCTTCGCCTGCTCGGTCATGACCGTGAAGACGCCGATGGCGGCGCTGGTGCAGTACCTCATGCTGTTCGGCGTGCTCGGCCTCAGCATCTGGATCATCATCGGCGGCGTGGTGGTCGAGCCGCCGGCGCGGCTGATGGAAGCCATCAACCGCTCGAACGCGCGGATCGCACGCCTGTTCGGAAGGCCGGCCACCGCATGAGCATGGTCACCAACACGCTCGGGCGCTATTTCGCCGGCCGCTTCCTGGTCTCGGCGGTCGGCGTGTTCGCGAGCATCTTCATCCTGCTCGTGCTCGTCGACTACATCGAGATGGTGCGCAAGACCTCCGGGCTCGCCTCGGCCTCGGCGCTGATGGTGGCGGAGACGTCGCTGTTCCGGGTGCCGCAATTGCTCGAGAAGATGATGCCGTTCTGCGTCCTGATCGGCGCCATGACCTGCTATCTCGCGCTGTCGCGCCGACTCGAACTCGTGGTGGCGCGCGCGGCCGGGGTCTCCGCCTGGCAGTTCATCGCGCCGGCGCTGGCAAGCGCCATCGTGCTCGGGCTAATGGCGACGACCCTCTACAACCCGATGTCGGCAAATCTGCGCGAGCTCTCCAAGCGCATGGAGGCCGAGCTGTTCGGCGCCGCCCCGGGCGGCGGCGTGCAGGACGCGGCCGGCTTCTGGCTCAACCAGATCAACCCCGACGGCTCGGTCATCATCAATGCCGCGCGCAGCGAGCAGCAGGGCGTCCGCCTGACCGGACTGACCCTGTTCCGTTTTGATACGGACAAGCACTTCAAGGAACGAATCGAAGCGCGCGAGGCGACCCTGGAAGAAGGCCGGTGGGTCTTCCGGTCCGTGCGCCGATTCTCCCTCGATGCGCCGCCGGTCGACGAACCGACGTACATTCTTCCGACCAGCCTGACGCCGGCACAGGTCCGAAACAGCTTCTCCACCCCCGAAACTGTGTCGTTTTGGCAACTTCCGACATACATCCGCTCGTCGGAGAGCTCGGGCTTCGCGACCGCGGGGTACAAACTGCAGTATCATAAGCTGATCGCGCAGCCGTTTTTGCTGGCTGCGATGGTCATGCTGGCTGCGTCCGTGTCGCTCAGGTTCTTCCGAATGGGTGGCGTACAGAAAATGGTTTTGAGTGGCGTGGGCGCCGGGTTTCTGCTCTACGTTCTGTCGAAAGTAACTGAAGATTTGAGCAAGGCTGAGTTGATGAATCCGATCGCTGCGGCGTGGCTGCCGGTGTTCGTCGGCGGCCTCACCGGCTTCATGGCCTTGCTCTACCAGGAGGACGGCTAGTGTCGTTCGTTGCCGTCCGTCAGACAGCGCTCGCCGCGCTTCGGCAGCATGCCGTTGCGCGCGTCGGTTGCGCGCGCGTGCGTCGCGCCGGGTCTGGCGTACTTGGATTCGTTATGGCCTGCGGGCTCGGCCTGATGGTCGCTGCTGCGATCGCGGTCGTGGCGCCGACCCCTGCCGTGGCGCAGGGCTTCACCTACAATCCGCGCCCGCCCAAGGCGCCGCCGCCGCGCGTCGCCAACGACAACCAGATGCTGGTGCAGGCGACCGAGGTCGATTACGACTACAACAACTCGCGCGTGTCGGCGGTCGGCAACGTGCAACTGTTCTACAACGGCACCTCGGTCGAGGCCGACCGGGTGATCTACGACCAGAAGACCAAGCGCCTGCATGCGGAAGGCAACATCCGCATGACCGACGCCGACGGCAAGATCACCTACGCCAACAGCCTGGATCTGTCGGACGACTATCGTGACGGCTTCGTCGATTCGCTGCGCGTCGAGACCGAGGATCAGACGCGGATGGCGGCGACCCGCGCCGACCGCTCCAAGGGCAATTACACCGTCTTCGAGAACGGCGTGTACACCGCCTGCGCGCCGTGCAAGGACGATCCGAAGAAGCCGCCGCTGTGGCAGGTCAAGGGTGCGCGCATCATCCACGACCAGACCGAGAAGATGCTGTATTTCGAGAACGCCCAGCTCGAATTCTTCGGCGTTCCCCTGGCCTACATCCCCTACTTCTCGACGCCCGATCCGACCGTGAAGCGCAAGAGCGGCTTCCTGATGCCCGGCGTCACCCAGACCGGCGGCTACGGCTTCGGCGTCGACATCCCCTATTACTGGGCGATCGCGCCGGATTACGACGCGACCTTCACGCCGCGCATCACCTCCAAGCAGGGCGTGCTGCTGCAGACCGAGTTCCGCCAGCGCCTCAGCAATGGCGGCTATCAGGTGCGCCTGTACGGCATCGATCAGCTCGACCGCAACGCCTTCGCCGGCCAGCCGGGCGACCGCCAGTTCCGCGGCGGCGTCGACACCAAGGGCCAGTTCGCGCTCAACGACAAGTGGGTCTGGGGCTGGGACGGCATCCTGCTGTCCGACTACATGTTCCTGTCGGATTACCGGCTGGCGCAGTACCGCGACCCGTTCAACTCGTTCATGAGCCTGCCGACCGAGGCGATCTCGCAGCTGTATTTGACCGGCGTTGGCAGCCGCAGCTTCTTCGACGTCAGGGCGATCCACTATCTGAGCTTCTCGGGCAACCAGCAGACCGTGCCGGTGGTCTATCCGGTGCTGGATT
It encodes the following:
- a CDS encoding LPS-assembly protein LptD; the protein is MSFVAVRQTALAALRQHAVARVGCARVRRAGSGVLGFVMACGLGLMVAAAIAVVAPTPAVAQGFTYNPRPPKAPPPRVANDNQMLVQATEVDYDYNNSRVSAVGNVQLFYNGTSVEADRVIYDQKTKRLHAEGNIRMTDADGKITYANSLDLSDDYRDGFVDSLRVETEDQTRMAATRADRSKGNYTVFENGVYTACAPCKDDPKKPPLWQVKGARIIHDQTEKMLYFENAQLEFFGVPLAYIPYFSTPDPTVKRKSGFLMPGVTQTGGYGFGVDIPYYWAIAPDYDATFTPRITSKQGVLLQTEFRQRLSNGGYQVRLYGIDQLDRNAFAGQPGDRQFRGGVDTKGQFALNDKWVWGWDGILLSDYMFLSDYRLAQYRDPFNSFMSLPTEAISQLYLTGVGSRSFFDVRAIHYLSFSGNQQTVPVVYPVLDYSNVLNYPVFGGEFSYKTNFVNLSRQTAVFDPITTTANTNGLCTTTSADPLARLPTQCLLRATPGTYTRLTAQAEWRRSFTDPYGQIWTPFAILRADAINANVSNQPGVGNFLQTGDTQALRLMPTVGLEYRYPFINVQPWGTTTIEPIAQVIIRPNETYAGRLPNEDAQSMVFDASNLFSVDKFSGYDRVEGGGRANVGVQATTQFDRGGTINVLFGQSYHLFGMNSFAVQDANNTAIGSGLDKNVSDYVARVDYSPNRTYTFSMRSRFDQQTLNIQRFEAEAKANFDRWSVALTYGNYAADPAIGYLTRREGILGSGSVKVAPNWVVTGAARWDLAANKINQYVIGAGYVDDCFVLAANYVTSYNYTAGTTPPVLSHAYMLQIGLRTLATTSSTGTGAGGLQ
- the lptF gene encoding LPS export ABC transporter permease LptF, which codes for MGSIDRYIFRTTLASFALVLVSLTGVIWITQALRGIDLMTSQGQTILTFLGITGLVIPSLLGVIAPIALMIAVSHTLNKLATDSEIIVMNAAGMSPIRLFVPFAYATCAVAVLVTVIAAFFAPDGLRRIKQWDAEITADVLANILQPGRFAQLDQNLTIRIRERQPGGELSGILIDDRRDPKERITIIAEKGTVVKNADGSFLVLEDGNLERFELGKREPAMVAFARYAFDMSKFSNQGRDVTLGIRERYLWELMAPAENDPIYKQIPGQFRQELHDRFLAPIYPFAFAALTFAFLGAPRTTRQSRNFSFGSAILAVFGVRMAGFACSVMTVKTPMAALVQYLMLFGVLGLSIWIIIGGVVVEPPARLMEAINRSNARIARLFGRPATA
- the lptG gene encoding LPS export ABC transporter permease LptG; this encodes MSMVTNTLGRYFAGRFLVSAVGVFASIFILLVLVDYIEMVRKTSGLASASALMVAETSLFRVPQLLEKMMPFCVLIGAMTCYLALSRRLELVVARAAGVSAWQFIAPALASAIVLGLMATTLYNPMSANLRELSKRMEAELFGAAPGGGVQDAAGFWLNQINPDGSVIINAARSEQQGVRLTGLTLFRFDTDKHFKERIEAREATLEEGRWVFRSVRRFSLDAPPVDEPTYILPTSLTPAQVRNSFSTPETVSFWQLPTYIRSSESSGFATAGYKLQYHKLIAQPFLLAAMVMLAASVSLRFFRMGGVQKMVLSGVGAGFLLYVLSKVTEDLSKAELMNPIAAAWLPVFVGGLTGFMALLYQEDG